A stretch of the Lolium perenne isolate Kyuss_39 chromosome 3, Kyuss_2.0, whole genome shotgun sequence genome encodes the following:
- the LOC127343931 gene encoding la-related protein 6A — MSGGDRSAGDSAPLIPSDMDGQAPPLVAAAPESLPPPSRPLEAEDDPVVVPDTVKVASPEASKAGTVPPLTTSPLLEAEEDPVVVPDTVEAASSEASDSEDGAGGAVPLMPISPPVEADEDLLVVPDTVEAASSEVTKVGAGGGVPLLLPSPPLEAEDDHLIVPATVDGASSEISEALVPSVVLTDELRDKIVKQVEYYFSDENLPTDEFMLKFVKKNKDGFVPVGVIASFRKMKKLVQDQSIIEAALRTSSKLVVSSNGKRVRRLHPLPCSELKDVKKRTVLVENLPLGFSMENIQEKFGTVGKIMKITINDPHAVGESAGSKKPDFMLSKKVHAIVEYEAVEAAEKAVSTLSDERNWRTGMRVILLAKRSVMGSGKHIQSSKENHGTVSKKNNEGQSSKEAQKLVSEKRAGADSGEVALDKENVNSDVSQEEVRQHQKTNANSGQKGRYRSQGKGMSGQGNVSSPTISGSVSVNKPISGPRMPDGTRGFVMGRGRPLPPPKAEKAEE; from the exons ATGAGCGGCGGCGACCGGTCGGCGGGCGACTCGGCTCCCCTGATCCCCTCCGACATGGACGGCCAGGCTCCACCCCTCGTCGCCGCCGCACCCGAATCCCTGCCGCCCCCGTCTCGGCCTCTCGAGGCGGAGGATGACCCCGTCGTCGTCCCCGACACCGTCAAAGTCGCTTCTCCGGAGGCCTCCAAAGCTGGCACCGTGCCCCCACTCACGACATCGCCGCTTCTTGAGGCGGAGGAAGACCCCGTCGTGGTCCCCGACACCGTCGAAGCCGCTTCTTCGGAGGCCTCCGACTCCGAGGATGGCGCCGGTGGTGCCGTGCCCCTGATGCCGATATCACCGCCTGTTGAGGCGGATGAGGATCTGCTCGTCGTGCCTGACACCGTCGAAGCCGCTTCATCGGAggtcaccaaggttggcgccggcgGTGGTGTGCCCCTGCTGCTGCCATCTCCGCCTCTTGAGGCGGAGGACGACCATCTCATCGTCCCTGCCACTGTCGACGGTGCCTCTTCGGAGATCTCCGAGGCTCTCGTCCCTAGTGTGGTGCTTACCGACGAGCTCCGCGACAAGATCGTCAAGCAG GTGGAGTACTACTTCAGCGATGAGAACCTTCCGACGGACGAGTTTATGTTGAAATTTGTCAAAAAGAACAAGGATGGCTTTG TTCCAGTTGGAGTTATTGCGTCATTTAGAAAAATGAAGAAACTTGTTCAGGACCAATCTATAATTGAAGCTGCCCTTAGGACATCATCTAAGCTG GTTGTGAGCTCTAATGGGAAAAGGGTCAGAAGGTTACATCCCTTGCCATGCAGTGAGTTGAAAGACGTCAAG AAAAGGACGGTTCTGGTGGAAAATCTACCTCTAGGTTTCTCCATGGAGAATATACAGGAGAAGTTTGGAACAGTGGGCAA AATTATGAAGATAACCATTAATGATCCACATGCAGTGGGAGAATCTGCAGGTTCCAAGAAGCCTGACTTCATGCTGAGTAAGAAG GTGCATGCCATTGTTGAGTATGAAGCAGTGGAGGCAGCTGAGAAGGCT GTGTCCACCTTAAGTGATGAGAGGAACTGGAGAACTGGGATGAGAGTCATACTTCTGGCTAAACGGAGTGTAATGGGATCAGGAAAGCATATCCAATCTTCAAAGGAAAATCATGGAACAGTTTCCAAAAAGAACAACGAGGGCCAGTCTTCAAAAGAAGCACAAAAGCTAGTATCAGAAAAAAGGGCTGGTGCTGACTCAGGAGAGGTTGCTTTGGATAAGGAAAACGTGAACTCTGACGTTAGTCAGGAG GAAGTGCGCCAACACCAAAAGACAAATGCTAACAGTGGTCAGAAAGGCCGATACAGAAGCCAAGGAAAAGGTATGAGCGGACAAG GGAATGTCTCGTCTCCTACTATTTCTGGTTCGGTCTCTGTAAACAAGCCTATTTCTGGACCGAGAATGCCAGATGGAACAAGGGGCTTTGTAATGGGGCGTGGTAGACCACTTCCACCTCCAAAAGCCGAAAAGGCTGAAGAATAG